One window of Mediterraneibacter gnavus ATCC 29149 genomic DNA carries:
- the era gene encoding GTPase Era translates to MRDDFKSGFVTLIGRPNVGKSTLMNQLIGQKIAITSNKPQTTRNRIQTVLTTEEGQIVFVDTPGIHKAKNKLGEYMVNVAERTLNEVDVVLWLVEPSTFIGAGEKHIIEQLKRVKTPVILVINKIDMVKREEVLLFIDAYRKEYDFAEIVPVSARNGDNTDELVNVILKYLPYGPQFYDEDTVTDQPERQIVAELIREKALHCLQEEIPHGIAVAIDRMKMQNKVMHIDATIICERDSHKGIIIGKQGSMLKKIGSTARYEIERMLDCKVNLKLWVKVQKNWRDSDFLMKNFGYHEDEM, encoded by the coding sequence ATGAGAGATGATTTTAAATCAGGATTTGTGACACTGATTGGAAGACCAAATGTGGGAAAATCAACATTGATGAACCAGCTGATCGGGCAGAAGATCGCGATCACGTCTAACAAGCCACAGACGACGAGAAACCGTATTCAGACAGTTCTGACAACGGAAGAAGGGCAGATTGTATTCGTGGACACGCCGGGAATCCACAAGGCGAAAAATAAGCTGGGAGAATATATGGTAAATGTGGCGGAACGCACGTTGAATGAAGTAGATGTGGTACTGTGGCTGGTAGAGCCGTCCACCTTTATCGGAGCTGGGGAGAAGCACATTATTGAACAGCTGAAACGTGTAAAAACACCGGTGATCCTTGTGATCAACAAGATCGATATGGTAAAGAGAGAGGAAGTTCTGCTGTTTATTGATGCATACCGCAAAGAGTATGATTTTGCGGAGATTGTTCCGGTATCTGCGAGAAACGGGGACAATACGGATGAACTGGTGAACGTGATTTTAAAATATCTTCCATATGGTCCTCAGTTCTATGATGAAGACACTGTGACAGACCAGCCGGAGCGTCAGATTGTGGCAGAACTGATCCGGGAAAAGGCACTTCATTGTCTGCAGGAAGAAATCCCGCATGGAATCGCAGTGGCGATTGATCGCATGAAAATGCAGAACAAAGTCATGCATATTGATGCTACGATCATCTGCGAGCGGGATTCCCACAAAGGAATCATCATCGGAAAACAGGGCAGTATGCTAAAAAAGATCGGAAGTACGGCGCGCTATGAAATCGAGCGGATGCTGGACTGTAAAGTGAATCTGAAGCTCTGGGTAAAAGTACAGAAAAACTGGAGAGACAGTGATTTTCTAATGAAGAATTTCGGATACCACGAGGACGAGATGTAG
- the recO gene encoding DNA repair protein RecO, producing MNQIVLTGMVLSTAPVGEYDRRVVILTKEQGKISAFARGARRPNSPLVGAVNPFSFGEFTMYEGRSSHTIQSVKITNYFSELREDMIGAYYGFYFLEFANYYTKEQNDEREMLKLLYQTMKALTSPHIPNLLIRRIFELKAFCINGEGPQVFQCVRCQKKDGQMVFSAREGGLVCTDCARNISDGISLDNSTLYTMQYIEISTIEKLYTFTVSREVLEKLSGIMERYCLLYVEKRFKSLEILETLV from the coding sequence GTGAATCAGATTGTTTTGACAGGGATGGTGCTTTCAACGGCACCGGTTGGAGAGTATGACAGACGGGTTGTGATACTGACAAAGGAACAGGGAAAGATTTCTGCATTTGCCAGAGGGGCGAGAAGACCAAACAGTCCGCTGGTAGGTGCAGTCAATCCGTTTTCTTTCGGGGAGTTTACGATGTATGAGGGGCGTTCCTCTCATACGATCCAGTCTGTGAAGATCACAAATTATTTTTCGGAGCTTCGGGAAGATATGATCGGTGCTTATTACGGGTTTTATTTTCTGGAGTTTGCGAATTATTATACAAAAGAGCAGAATGATGAACGGGAGATGTTAAAGCTTTTGTATCAGACCATGAAAGCACTGACCAGCCCGCATATTCCGAATCTGCTGATCCGCCGCATTTTTGAACTCAAAGCGTTCTGTATCAATGGAGAGGGACCTCAGGTCTTTCAGTGTGTCCGGTGTCAGAAAAAAGACGGACAGATGGTGTTCAGTGCCAGAGAAGGCGGACTGGTCTGTACAGATTGTGCCAGGAATATTTCAGACGGGATTTCGTTGGACAATTCCACGCTTTATACGATGCAGTACATAGAGATCAGTACGATCGAGAAGCTGTATACATTTACAGTCAGCAGGGAAGTACTGGAAAAGCTGTCCGGGATCATGGAACGATATTGTCTGCTTTATGTGGAAAAAAGGTTCAAGTCCCTGGAGATTCTTGAGACATTGGTGTAG
- a CDS encoding adenine deaminase has translation MERTTVENLKELIRAGRAKTPATKVIMGGTLVNVMSEEIYPADIAVYKDTIVAVGDVKEYIGEETEVIDAKGRYLVPGMIDGHIHSECSKLSITSYAKAVVPRGTTSMISGLDEYISVSGLEGLQEVQKEVQASPLKVFWGAPYKTPYTIPQSTVAFNFTKEVHEEVQKWPQCYGVWETVREFIQEEDENTLGAIAEAFKNRLPVFGCAPMARGNDLNGYLCAGVRLDHESYDHEEVVEKMRKGMHMLIRESSVTHFLAENIRAVTEVNPAFARRVSFCTDDVTASDVLEKGHLDNVVRLAIQAGVKPMTAIQMATINSAEAYRIDHMVGSICPGRIADILFVDDLEAFGIKEVMTNGKMVAKDHKLTYDLKAPERSSVLKGELKCKLTTKEDFEYKTSVQNGEAKVLSMDVKGPFVRKRKDVVLKVENGIVLPDVEQDVAMVSVLERFGRNGNKSLAFCSGWKLKKGAMASSAAPDDNNLVVMGVSAEDMSIAANYLIEQGGGQVVVADGEILEFLPLPVGGIVSDEEPEVIAAQEKKIDQAARMLGSDLPDPMMYMFFLPITAIPDYAITDVGPVDYLALTTFDPVLEVNEK, from the coding sequence ATGGAAAGAACAACAGTAGAAAATCTGAAGGAACTGATTCGTGCAGGACGTGCAAAGACACCTGCAACAAAAGTGATCATGGGAGGAACTCTGGTCAATGTTATGTCTGAGGAGATCTATCCGGCAGATATCGCAGTTTACAAAGACACGATTGTAGCAGTGGGAGATGTGAAAGAGTATATCGGGGAAGAGACAGAAGTGATCGATGCAAAGGGCAGATATCTGGTGCCGGGTATGATTGATGGTCATATTCACAGTGAGTGCAGCAAGCTGAGCATTACAAGCTATGCAAAAGCAGTTGTGCCAAGAGGGACTACAAGCATGATTTCCGGTCTGGACGAATATATTTCCGTATCAGGTCTGGAAGGACTGCAGGAAGTACAAAAGGAGGTACAGGCGAGTCCTCTGAAAGTGTTCTGGGGAGCACCGTATAAGACACCATATACAATTCCTCAGTCTACTGTAGCATTTAACTTTACAAAAGAGGTACATGAAGAGGTACAGAAATGGCCGCAGTGTTACGGAGTATGGGAGACAGTAAGAGAGTTTATCCAGGAAGAGGATGAAAACACACTGGGAGCAATCGCAGAAGCATTCAAGAACCGTCTGCCGGTATTTGGATGTGCACCGATGGCAAGAGGCAATGATCTGAACGGATACCTGTGTGCAGGAGTGCGCCTGGATCATGAAAGCTACGACCACGAGGAAGTTGTAGAGAAGATGAGAAAAGGAATGCACATGCTGATCCGCGAGTCTTCCGTAACACATTTCCTGGCAGAGAATATCAGAGCAGTGACAGAGGTAAATCCGGCATTTGCAAGAAGAGTCAGCTTCTGTACAGATGATGTGACAGCAAGTGATGTTCTGGAAAAAGGACATCTGGACAATGTGGTACGTCTGGCGATCCAGGCAGGAGTCAAACCGATGACTGCGATCCAGATGGCAACGATCAACAGTGCGGAAGCATACCGCATTGATCACATGGTAGGATCCATCTGCCCGGGAAGAATTGCGGATATCCTGTTTGTAGACGATCTGGAAGCATTTGGAATCAAAGAAGTCATGACAAACGGAAAGATGGTGGCAAAAGACCATAAGCTTACGTATGATCTGAAAGCACCGGAGAGAAGCTCTGTGTTAAAAGGCGAGTTAAAATGTAAACTGACAACAAAAGAAGATTTTGAATACAAGACATCTGTTCAGAACGGAGAAGCAAAAGTACTTTCCATGGATGTAAAAGGACCGTTTGTGAGAAAGAGAAAAGATGTTGTTTTAAAAGTTGAAAACGGAATCGTACTTCCGGATGTGGAGCAGGACGTGGCAATGGTATCTGTTCTGGAGAGATTTGGAAGAAACGGAAATAAATCACTTGCATTTTGTTCCGGATGGAAATTAAAGAAAGGTGCCATGGCATCTTCTGCAGCACCGGATGACAACAATCTGGTCGTGATGGGAGTCAGCGCAGAGGATATGTCGATCGCAGCCAACTATCTGATTGAGCAGGGCGGCGGTCAGGTTGTTGTGGCCGACGGAGAAATTTTGGAATTCCTTCCTCTTCCAGTCGGAGGAATTGTCAGTGATGAAGAACCAGAGGTCATTGCCGCACAGGAGAAGAAGATCGATCAGGCAGCGAGAATGTTAGGATCTGATCTGCCGGATCCAATGATGTACATGTTCTTTTTGCCAATCACGGCAATCCCGGATTACGCGATCACGGATGTAGGACCGGTTGACTATCTTGCACTCACAACATTTGATCCGGTTTTGGAAGTAAACGAAAAATAA
- a CDS encoding glycine--tRNA ligase, with protein sequence MVEKTMDKIVALAKSRGFVYPGSEIYGGLANTWDYGNLGVELKNNVKKAWWKKFVQESPYNVGVDCAILMNPQTWIASGHLGGFSDPLMDCKECNERFRADKLIEDYAQENGIELEGSVDAWSKEQMSAYIEEHDIKCPSCGKHNFTEIREFNLMFKTFQGVTEDAKNVVYLRPETAQGIFVNFKNVQRTSRKKIPFGIAQIGKSFRNEITPGNFTFRTREFEQMELEFFCEPGTDLEWFNYWKSFCLNWLSSLGLKDDEVRYRDHDAEELSFYSKATTDVEFLFPFGWGELWGIADRTDYDLTQHQEVSKQDLTYFDDEKKEKYIPYVIEPSLGADRMVLAFLCSAYDEEELEGGDTRTVLHFHPALAPVKIGVLPLSKKLNEGAEKVFAELSKTYNCEFDDRGNIGKRYRRQDEIGTPFCVTYDFDSEEDGAVTVRDRDTMEQERVKIEDLKAYFEKKFEF encoded by the coding sequence ATGGTAGAAAAGACAATGGATAAAATTGTAGCTCTGGCAAAATCAAGAGGTTTTGTTTACCCGGGGTCTGAAATTTACGGGGGGCTTGCAAATACATGGGATTATGGAAATCTCGGAGTAGAACTGAAGAACAACGTGAAAAAAGCGTGGTGGAAAAAATTCGTACAGGAAAGTCCGTACAATGTAGGTGTGGACTGCGCGATCCTGATGAATCCACAGACATGGATCGCATCCGGACATCTGGGCGGATTCAGCGATCCGTTGATGGATTGTAAAGAATGTAATGAAAGATTCCGTGCAGATAAGCTGATCGAAGATTACGCACAGGAGAATGGAATCGAACTGGAAGGAAGCGTGGATGCATGGAGCAAGGAGCAGATGTCTGCTTATATTGAAGAGCATGATATCAAATGTCCTTCCTGTGGAAAACACAACTTTACAGAGATCCGTGAGTTCAACCTGATGTTCAAGACATTTCAGGGTGTTACAGAGGACGCAAAGAATGTCGTATATTTAAGACCTGAGACAGCACAGGGAATCTTTGTAAACTTTAAGAATGTACAGCGTACATCAAGAAAGAAGATTCCATTTGGGATTGCGCAGATCGGAAAATCTTTCCGTAATGAGATCACACCGGGTAACTTTACATTCCGTACAAGAGAGTTTGAGCAGATGGAGCTGGAGTTCTTCTGTGAACCTGGTACAGATCTGGAATGGTTTAACTACTGGAAGAGCTTCTGCCTGAACTGGCTGAGTTCTCTGGGACTCAAGGACGACGAAGTCCGTTATCGTGACCATGATGCAGAAGAATTGTCATTCTACAGCAAAGCGACTACTGACGTGGAATTTTTGTTCCCGTTCGGATGGGGAGAGCTGTGGGGAATCGCTGACAGAACAGACTACGATCTGACACAGCATCAGGAAGTATCCAAACAGGATCTTACTTATTTTGATGATGAGAAGAAAGAAAAATATATCCCATACGTGATCGAGCCGTCTCTTGGTGCAGACCGTATGGTACTGGCATTCCTTTGCAGCGCATACGACGAGGAAGAACTGGAAGGCGGAGATACACGTACGGTTCTGCATTTCCATCCGGCACTGGCTCCTGTCAAGATTGGTGTGCTTCCGCTGTCTAAAAAGCTCAATGAAGGCGCTGAGAAGGTGTTTGCAGAACTGAGCAAGACTTACAACTGCGAATTTGATGACAGAGGAAATATCGGAAAACGCTATCGCCGTCAGGATGAGATCGGTACACCGTTCTGTGTAACTTATGATTTCGATTCAGAAGAAGATGGTGCAGTGACTGTTCGTGACAGAGATACAATGGAACAGGAACGTGTAAAAATTGAAGATCTGAAAGCATACTTTGAGAAAAAGTTTGAGTTTTAG
- the ade gene encoding adenine deaminase, producing the protein MKKEELKKLIDTAAGRIPADTVIKNCQVVNVFSGKIQKGDIALCGDKIAGIGEYQGVKEIDAQGRYAVPGFIDSHIHIESAYVSPEELGRLLVPHGAATIIADPHEIVNVCGIRGLDYMMEAAKGTALDIKYMLPSCVPATPFEHAGAEINAPEMEEPIQREGILGLGEFMNFPGVIQADESVLDKLMTAKEEGKLIDGHGPGIDGKDLNAYSAAGILADHECSTVEEMEARLERGMYILLRQGSACHNLRPLLKGVTPENSRRCLLCSDDRQPKTILKDGHLDNHLKICVEEGLDAVTAIRMATLNAAECFRLHDRGAIAPGYRADVVLLDDLKDFRVEKVWIAGELTADNGKYLPEVAPYDISSVKGSVIVKDFSAEKFKMHLTSDEVNVIEILPGGVVTKKAAAHIQLDENGEFVRNPKEDLVKVAVVERHQGTGNVACGFLKGYGIKEGAVALSVAHDSHNIIVVGVNDEEMEFAVNSLIAQEGGIVLVKEGKVIEQMPMPIAGLMSDQSGEWVDEKLTSIHEKAYTELGICGDVEPVMTLCFMSLAVIPEIKLTDMGLFDVTTFSFIPVEISR; encoded by the coding sequence ATGAAGAAAGAAGAATTAAAAAAACTGATCGACACAGCAGCGGGAAGAATCCCAGCAGACACGGTGATCAAGAACTGTCAGGTAGTGAATGTTTTTTCCGGAAAGATCCAGAAGGGCGATATCGCTCTTTGCGGAGATAAAATCGCAGGAATCGGAGAGTATCAGGGTGTGAAAGAAATTGATGCGCAGGGAAGATATGCGGTTCCGGGATTTATTGACAGCCATATTCATATTGAATCTGCCTATGTCAGCCCGGAAGAGCTTGGAAGACTGTTAGTACCTCATGGAGCTGCCACGATCATCGCAGATCCTCACGAGATCGTCAATGTCTGCGGGATCAGAGGACTCGATTATATGATGGAGGCGGCAAAAGGAACAGCACTTGATATCAAATATATGCTGCCATCCTGTGTGCCTGCAACTCCGTTTGAACACGCAGGAGCAGAGATCAATGCGCCGGAGATGGAAGAGCCGATTCAAAGAGAGGGCATTCTTGGACTTGGAGAATTTATGAATTTCCCGGGAGTTATTCAGGCAGATGAGAGTGTACTGGACAAGTTGATGACTGCAAAAGAGGAAGGGAAACTGATCGATGGTCACGGACCTGGAATTGATGGAAAGGATCTGAATGCATATTCTGCAGCAGGTATTCTGGCAGACCACGAGTGTTCTACGGTGGAGGAGATGGAAGCGCGTCTGGAACGTGGTATGTATATTCTGCTCAGACAGGGATCTGCCTGCCATAATTTGAGACCGCTGTTAAAAGGAGTGACACCGGAGAACAGCAGAAGATGTCTGCTCTGTTCAGACGACAGACAGCCAAAGACGATCTTAAAAGACGGACATCTGGACAATCACTTGAAGATCTGTGTGGAAGAAGGGCTGGACGCAGTGACAGCAATCCGGATGGCAACATTGAATGCGGCGGAATGCTTCCGGCTTCATGACAGAGGTGCGATCGCACCGGGATACCGTGCCGATGTCGTGCTTCTGGATGACTTGAAAGACTTCCGGGTGGAGAAGGTATGGATCGCAGGAGAGCTGACTGCAGATAACGGAAAGTATCTGCCGGAGGTTGCACCATACGATATTTCTTCTGTGAAAGGAAGCGTGATCGTAAAAGATTTTTCAGCAGAAAAGTTTAAAATGCATTTGACAAGTGATGAAGTGAATGTGATCGAGATTCTTCCGGGAGGAGTTGTGACGAAAAAGGCAGCAGCGCACATTCAGTTGGATGAAAACGGTGAATTTGTAAGAAATCCCAAAGAAGATCTTGTAAAAGTAGCGGTTGTAGAACGGCATCAGGGAACCGGCAATGTAGCTTGCGGATTCTTAAAAGGATATGGAATCAAAGAGGGTGCTGTGGCACTGTCTGTTGCGCATGATTCTCACAATATTATCGTGGTCGGAGTCAATGACGAAGAGATGGAATTTGCAGTAAACAGCCTGATTGCGCAGGAAGGCGGGATTGTCCTTGTAAAAGAAGGAAAGGTGATCGAACAGATGCCGATGCCGATCGCAGGACTGATGAGCGATCAAAGCGGCGAGTGGGTAGATGAAAAGCTTACAAGTATTCATGAAAAAGCATATACAGAGCTTGGCATCTGTGGAGATGTGGAACCGGTGATGACATTATGTTTTATGTCCCTGGCAGTGATTCCGGAGATCAAACTGACAGATATGGGCTTGTTCGATGTCACAACGTTTTCATTTATTCCGGTAGAAATCTCCAGATAG